DNA from Sulfoacidibacillus ferrooxidans:
CTCTGTCGAGTTCATCCATTGGCATATCCATAAAAACATGCCCAATACGATCTATTACGTTGCGCAGTCCGGTAGACCGCTGTCCTGATCCTCTGCTCCCAGCTTTAACGCACCGTGGTGCGTTAAGATGTCGTGAATTAGACTCGGTCTCCATACTTGCCACACTTCTGAATTCTCGTGAATTCTTCCAGCATAAATGCCTAGTAGTTGACTGAATTCCTTCATCTGATGTAGTCTAGAAATGAATTCTATCGGTTCCAAATCCGTGTTATCCCCTTTCTGATCACTACTGCTTTTTGACGATTTCTGCCCAAGAGTACAGTAAGCGAAGCAGACTTAAATTGAATATTCATGCTACGTTCGGTCGCTGCAAGTGTCTTCCCTTTCAAGCTCGTGATACGTCTGTCTCAGAATACCGTAGGCATCCAAGTCATAATATTGATCCCACTTGAGAACGTGCTGAACAAGGGTTCCTTCGTAATTCATCCCGATTTTCCTCATAACCTTTGAGGATGCAGGGTTGGAGGTAAATGCGAATGCGTAGATACGATTCAAATCCAGTTCTTCGAATCCGAATTTTACAAGTCTGCTTGCTGCTTCCGTCATGTACCCCTTTCCCCAATACGGACTGCCCGTCCAATATGCCATTTCTGCTCGTTTATACCTGGATGTGATACCAA
Protein-coding regions in this window:
- a CDS encoding GNAT family N-acetyltransferase: MNLYSDNLILRPFELDDAQRVRELAGDYEIAKTTLNIPHPYPEGAAEAFINRSHEVAKEGTHYDFAIVRKHDNALVGAIALGITSRYKRAEMAYWTGSPYWGKGYMTEAASRLVKFGFEELDLNRIYAFAFTSNPASSKVMRKIGMNYEGTLVQHVLKWDQYYDLDAYGILRQTYHELEREDTCSDRT